GGTGTCTCCCTGAGGCGGGATCACTCTCTGCCGGGAACACCGCGCGGGCGGCTGGCGCTCCAGGCGGGAGCGGAGGCCGCCAGGGACCTCTCCCCCAGACCCGGGCTCTGCCACAGGGGCTCCGGACAGGCGGAAGAGAGCaccgggagggtggggagaaaagagcTGCCAATCCCTCCTGCCGCGAAGGACTCCGACATCCAGAAGAGGGCACATCTGGTCAGGGTCCTCTGCGAGGAACCACACCCAAGACCCTAGAAGAAAGCACGCCAAAGCCTGGAGCGCGCGCCTCCCCAGAGAGGGTCTCCCAAAGCACCTGAAAGCGTGCTCCGCCCGCATCACGCCCTGGAGCGGGAGCGGAAGGCGCAGGAGCTCTCcgggtagggggaggggggcgttagCACACCTTGCCGCCATGAGAACGGCTCCAGGAGAACAGCACGATGGACCTGTCCGAAGGCTGGGCAGGACGCGGAGCCGCTGGaactctcccccgccccccccaccccccgttgcTGGCGGGGAGCCCAGAATGGGGCAACTTGCTGAAATGGAGTGTAGTTCCTCGACTCCTTCATCCTAGGCTTCCCGTTCATCCCACCCGGCTCTCCCACTCTGAGAGATCTGCTTGAGAGCCACGAACGGGTCTGTTCAGGGAGACGCCGAAGGCCGGAGTGGCCAGCAGCTGTCTCCACAATACAGCCAAGGGTGGGGTGTGACCTCCCCCGTGCCCTTCGGGGTTGCGTGGAGACTGAGAAGGGGACCCACCCCGGCCAGGGCACTGCCCCTCAGCGATCAAGAGGATGGGCTTTTTCCGCTCGATTCCATGGCCCACCCCGGTCAGTCGCCTCTGAATGCTTCTAGTCCCTCCAGGTGTGGGATGATTTTCAGGGCGGTTTGGGCGACCGGGGCTGTGGGAACCTTACGAGAGGCGATCGAGGACATCTCCCTACAGACCAAGGGTCTCGCATCCAATGGCACTTTCAGACGGGATGCGCCGAAACCGTGAAACCCACACTGGCTTTCCAAGCCTGCCACGAAGAGAAAGGTGACCGTGACTCTTCATTCTGGGGGGAAACGGCAGTGCCCATGATCCTATTGGAACTTGAGTGTAATAAATCGATCTCGAAACGTGCTTGATTTTGGGGTGTGATCATTTCTCACGTCTGTTGGCTCGACAACTTGGAAGCACGTGGGGGCGCTGTTCTGTTTCCATCAGATTTGGCAGAACACACACGAGGAGAGGAAAGCCGgcaagaggggagggggtggatttCCAAAGGAGAAGGAAGCTGCGCCAACCCCGCAAAAGGCACACAGATGCGAGCTCCCCGCGCACGCCCTCACGCACGCCTCCCCcccgccaacacacacaaacacacacacacacaaactcctaTGTAACACAGACATTCGCAGAGGCACGTTCACAAATCCCCGTAAAGTCTGCCTGAGCTCAGCCCCAAATTCCCCTCCGAAGTTCTCAAAGGGCAAGCGATTGCCTAGTGAAAGGACTCCTCCCTCGAGGCTCCGGCTCCCAGGAAAGGAACTCAGAGCCCCGCCTGGTCGGCAAGCGGGCTGGGACTCAAGCCAGAGAGTCCCCCCGGGTCCGGCGTGCATGtggctcccctttcttcttctcttccaagcTCCCTAGTTTGGCAGAACTCTCGCTGGGACGGCCTTCCCAGAAATCCATTGATTGGTCCCCCGGAAGAATACCCTTCCGGTTGACCCTGAGAAGACCCCAGAAACAGGTCAGGTGAAGCACTTCCTGGCtgcaaggaagggagagggtcGAGCGGACAGGGAAGACGGCTGCCAGGCGAAGGCTGGACGATGGGGGCGGAGTCAGGGAGAGGGGCCAGTGGACGGATCTGGAAGGGATTGGGCGGACTCTGAAGCCAGCCCTCCTCGGGAGTCCTCCTCACACGTCCCccctggccggcccctcctcttctGGAGCCCAGGGCCAACCAATCCCATCCGACCTGGACGACGACGAGCCCCCTGGCTCCGCCCCCGCTGACCCCAGCTGCGGGCATTTCCCCCGGATCTCCagcagtccctgccctcctccaaccGCCTCAGGCCACGGGAACGCTTCCTCCAGAACTGAGTGCCCAGCTTTGGGACGGACACTGCTCgcgcaggagagagaggggatcCGTGAGCCGCCAGCTCCGATTTCCAGGTCGTAGCACCGGGACGAGGGTTTGCTTGGACAAAGGAGGCAGGAGCACCTTCCCGATGGATGGTTCCCGGCGCCCGAGGAGACCGCGGGAGTCCCGGACAGAATCGAAGGGCCGCAGAGTTGGAGACACCTGGTACGTTGGGGCGTGTGTGAGGGAGGACGAGGCGGGCTCCTCTGTGTgcctaggggtgtgtgtgtgtgtgtgtgtgtgtgtgtgtgtgtgtccgtgtgtgtgtgtgtgtgtgtttgtgtgtgtgtgtgtttgtgtgtgtgtgtgtgcgcgtgcgtgtttcaGTGGATGGcaccaggggagaggagaagggagaagccgggcctcccaggaggctgggcaTTTGGAAGCTGAGGAAAGGGAGAATCGCTATGTCCAGAGGAATCCCTTCGGGGTGGGGAGGTTGGGAGGAGCCCTCAGGAGACGCGTCTCGGGTTTgctccctccttgctctcttcctGTGCTCCGGCCTTACAATTCCCCATGCCGACACACTCTCTGTGGGGTCGTCTCCCTCCTCtgcgggaagggagaggggagcagaggatcCGAGGGTTCCACCACCGTCTCACCCGGACGGGGGAGGGTTCCCTCCGTGTCCGCTGTTTTTCTTCTGGCCCTCAGCACCGCGCGTGGAATCCGGGGGCAGACAGGACTGTCCCCTGTGGAGCGCGGGCACCTCTTTCTGCAAAGTGCTCAGGCCCGAGGAgatgtctctccttctcctgtgGAGGAGCCCCGTCCAGAGGGCACTCTTTCCCGTGGGCACCGTCCCTGGTTCCCTCCCTATCGGCGGTGCAGGGGGGCTGGCGGTGGTggggggggtgaggagtggggggggttggggctgggggtggttgggggggtggggcctgggggtttggggggggtggggtggggctttcCCCAGCGAGGGGGTGAGGGAGGACGCGGAgaggcgggtgtcgggaggcaaGCAGCACCCGGGGAGGAGCAGCTCTCCTTGGAAGGGAAGGACGCGTGCCTtggccctggggctcagggtgggCGCGTGAGCGGGATGAGAAGGCGGGCTTTCAGGCGTGTGGGAAGTGGACCCCGGGTTCCTGCGTGCGAGGTCTGACCGTGTCCCTCCCTGTCCTGCAGCTcggccacccccgccccgcggAAGGCGGCGAAACGGAGGCGGCAGGCGGAGCAGGATCCCCGCACAGGTAAGGCGCTTTCCTGCTTTCTCGAAGGAGTGGGCTGCTGGGGAGAAGGCGTGCCAGGGCTTCCGGAAAGGAACAGCTGCCTCCTCTGGAATGTCCCGGGCGGCTTCCTCGGTTCTTCCGGCCACCCGTCCCGCGGCCGGTCTGGGCCGAGTCCCGGGGCTCTCCGGGCTCACGCCCTCTGCTCTCAAGAACACCCTGCGGGAGCAGAGCATTCACCTCGCACCCTCCGCTCTCTCCGCAGGGGCAGAGCCAGCCGCAGTGCCAGGAGCTCCCTGCCCGGCTCCAGCGCGGGCCCCGGAAGCAGCCCAGGTGAGTGGGCGGGAGGGACTCTGGAGGCTGGCCAGAGGGCCGCTGCTGCCCgggctccaggcccccagccaaGCCCCGCAGATGACCCTCCAGCTGGCGCTCAGCCTGAGCAGGACCTCCAccgcctggggggtggggggaggtggccaGGCAGAGTTTCCCTCGGGGACGGGGCGGGGGCTGGCGGCTGGCAGCTCCCTCCCCAAGAGGCCTCTCGGAGGGCCCCTGGGTGCTGGAGAACTCAGAGCTTTCCTCCCGCAGGGGCCGCGGACGCCCAGCACGCAGAGGATGCAGATGGTCGTGGTGGTCCTGGAGCCGGGAACAGCCCTTGAGCTGCGCCTGGGTGCGGAAGTCCTGGTCCTGGCCCCCCACGCAGCCCTGCAGCTCACGCTCGGCAACCTGGCGCTCGTCGTCGTCCCTGCGCGCGTCCTGAGCTCTTCCGAGGCTCTGTGGTTCCCTGCCCACGCGCGCTGGCTCTGGCCCGGCCCGACCCAGGCCGCCTGGGCCATCAACGTGCAAGACGGATCCCTTTGCGCCCAGAGAGCGGAGCCCAGCGGAGCGCCCCCCGCGCCAGAGGACGGGGAGGCTAGGCGAGGCTGCCGGCCCCCCGCGGGACCCTGGGCCGGCGGAGTCCCgggcctcagcccctcctccccgcacaccctcctcctccaagcTCTCCGCGGGGCCCCTGCCCGCCAGGGCTGCGGGCTCCCGCCCGAGCCCAGGGCCGGGCTGCGCCCTCTGCCGGCCGAGTTCAGCCTGGACCTCCGCGGCCTGGGGCCCCCGCCCAGCTCGGAGCTcagacctctgcctccctccccgagTCCCAGTCCGCCGCCCAGAAGCTGCCGCGCGCCGCCCCGTCGCAGGCCCCCCGCCAAGGCCCGCAGGCGTCTCTTCCGAGGGGATTGACCGGCCGCGAGCGCCCACCCCACGCGCAAGAATTGGCGCCCGCCGTTCGGGAGCCGCGGACGCCTGCTCCTTCTAGGGTGTCTCCCTGAGGCGGGATCACTCTCTGCCGGGAACACCGCGCGGGCGGCTGGCGCTCCAGGCGGGAGCGGAGGCCGCCAGGGACCTCTCCCCCAGACCCGGGCTCTGCCACAGGGGCTCCGGACAGGCGGAAGAGAGCaccgggagggtggggagaaaagagcTGCCAATCCCTCCTGCCGCGAAGGACTCCGACATCCAGAAGAGGGCACATCTGGTCAGGGTCCTCTGCGAGGAACCACACCCAAGACCCTAGAAGAAAGCACGCCAAAGCCTGGAGCGCGCGCCTCCCCAGAGAGGGTCTCCCAAAGCACCTGAAAGCGTGCTCCGCCCGCATCACGCCCTGGAGCGGGAGCGGAAGGCGCAGGAGCTCTCcgggtagggggaggggggcgttagCACACCTTGCCGCCATGAGAACGGCTCCAGGAGAACAGCACGATGGACCTGTCCGAAGGCTGGGCAGGACGCGGAGCCGCTGGaactctcccccgccccccccaccccccgttgcTGGCGGGGAGCCCAGAATGGGGCAACTTGCTGAAATGGAGTGTAGTTCCTCGACTCCTTCATCCTAGGCTTCCCGTTCATCCCACCCGGCTCTCCCACTCTGAGAGATCTGCTTGAGAGCCACGAACGGGTCTGTTCAGGGAGACGCCGAAGGCCGGAGTGGCCAGCAGCTGTCTCCACAATACAGCCAAGGGTGGGGTGTGACCTCCCCCGTGCCCTTCGGGGTTGCGTGGAGACTGAGAAGGGGACCCACCCCGGCCAGGGCACTGCCCCTCAGCGATCAAGAGGATGGGCTTTTTCCGCTCGATTCCATGGCCCACCCCGGTCAGTCGCCTCTGAATGCTTCTAGTCCCTCCAGGTGTGGGATGATTTTCAGGGCGGTTTGGGCGACCGGGGCTGTGGGAACCTTACGAGAGGCGATCGAGGACATCTCCCTACAGACCAAGGGTCTCGCATCCAATGGCACTTTCAGACGGGATGCGCCGAAACCGTGAAACCCACACTGGCTTTCCAAGCCTGCCACGAAGAGAAAGGTGACCGTGACTCTTCATTCTGGGGGGAAACGGCAGTGCCCATGATCCTATTGGAACTTGAGTGTAATAAATCGATCTCGAAACGTGCTTGATTTTGGGGTGTGATCATTTCTCACGTCTGTTGGCTCGACAACTTGGAAGCACGTGGGGGCGCTGTTCTGTTTCCATCAGATTTGGCAGAACACACACGAGGAGAGGAAAGCCGgcaagaggggagggggtggatttCCAAAGGAGAAGGAAGCTGCGCCAACCCCGCAAAAGGCACACAGATGCGAGCTCCCCGCGCACGCCCTCACGCACGCCTCCCCcccgccaacacacacaaacacacacacacacaaactcctaTGTAACACAGACATTCGCAGAGGCACGTTCACAAATCCCCGTAAAGTCTGCCTGAGCTCAGCCCCAAATTCCCCTCCGAAGTTCTCAAAGGGCAAGCGATTGCCTAGTGAAAGGACTCCTCCCTCGAGGCTCCGGCTCCCAGGAAAGGAACTCAGAGCCCCGCCTGGTCGGCAAGCGGGCTGGGACTCAAGCCAGAGAGTCCCCCCGGGTCCGGCGTGCATGtggctcccctttcttcttctcttccaagcTCCCTAGTTTGGCAGAACTCTCGCTGGGACGGCCTTCCCAGAAATCCATTGATTGGTCCCCCGGAAGAATACCCTTCCGGTTGACCCTGAGAAGACCCCAGAAACAGGTCAGGTGAAGCACTTCCTGGCtgcaaggaagggagagggtcGAGCGGACAGGGAAGACGGCTGCCAGGCGAAGGCTGGACGATGGGGGCGGAGTCAGGGAGAGGGGCCAGTGGACGGATCTGGAAGGGATTGGGCGGACTCTGAAGCCAGCCCTCCTCGGGAGTCCTCCTCACACGTCCCCccctggccggcccctcctcttctGGAGCCCAGGGCCAACCAATCCCATCCGACCTGGACGACGAAGAGCCCCCTGGCTCCGCCCCCGCTGACCCCAGCTGCGGGCATTTCCCCCGGATCTCCagcagtccctgccctcctccaaccGCCTCAGGCCACGGGAACGCTTCCTCCAGAACTGAGTGCCCAGCTTTGGGACGGACACTGCTCgcgcaggagagagaggggatcCGTGAGCCGCCAGCTCCGATTTCCAGGTCGTAGCACCGGGACGAGGGTTTGCTTGGACAAAGGAGGCAGGAGCACCTTCCCGATGGATGGTTCCCGGCGCCCGAGGAGACCGCGGGAGTCCCGGACAGAATCGAAGGGCCGCAGAGTTGGAGACACCTGGTACGTTGGGGCGTGTGTGAGGGAGGACGAGGCGGGCTCCTCTGTGTgcctaggggtgtgtgtgtgtgtgtgtgtgtgtgtgtgtgtgtccgtgtttgtgtgtgtgtgtgtttgtgtgtgtgtgtgtgcgcgtgcgtgtttcaGTGGATGGcaccaggggagaggagaagggagaagccgggcctcccaggaggctgggcaTTTGGAAGCTGAGGAAAGGGAGAATCGCTATGTCCAGAGGAATCCCTTCGGGGTGGGGAGGTTGGGAGGAGCCCTCAGGAGACGCGTCTCGGGTTTgctccctccttgctctcttcctGTGCTCCGGCCTTACAATTCCCCATGCCGACACACTCTCTGTGGGGTCGTCTCCCTCCTCtgcgggaagggagaggggagcagaggatcCGAGGGTTCCACCACCGTCTCACCCGGACGGGGGAGGGTTCCCTCCGTGTCCGCTGTTTTTCTTCTGGCCCTCAGCACCGCGCGTGGAATCCGGGGGCAGACAGGACTGTCCCCTGTGGAGCGCGGGCACCTCTTTCTGCAAAGTGCTCAGGCCCGAGGAgatgtctctccttctcctgtgGAGGAGCCCCGTCCAGAGGGCACTCTTTCCCGTGGGCACCGTCCCTGGTTCCCTCCCTATCGGCGGTGCAGGGGGGCTGGCGGTGGTggggggggtgaggagtggggggggttggggctgggggtggttgggggggtggggcctgggggtttggggggggtggggtggggctttcCCCAGCGAGGGGGTGAGGGAGGACGCGGAgaggcgggtgtcgggaggcaaGCAGCACCCGGGGAGGAGCAGCTCTCCTTGGAAGGGAAGGACGCGTGCCTtggccctggggctcagggtgggCGCGTGAGCGGGATGAGAAGGCGGGCTTTCAGGCGTGTGGGAAGTGGACCCCGGGTTCCTGCGTGCGAGGTCTGACCGTGTCCCTCCCTGTCCTGCAGCTcggccacccccgccccgcggAAGGCGGCGAAACGGAGGCGGCAGGCGGAGCAGGATCCCCGCACAGGTAAGGCGCTTTCCTGCTTTCTCGAAGGAGTGGGCTGCTGGGGAGAAGGCGTGCCAGGGCTTCCGGAAAGGAACAGCTGCCTCCTCTGGAATGTCCCGGGCGGCTTCCTCGGTTCTTCCGGCCACCCGTCCCGCGGCCGGTCTGGGCCGAGTCCCGGGGCTCTCCGGGCTCACGCCCTCTGCTCTCAAGAACACCCTGCGGGAGCAGAGCATTCACCTCGCACCCTCCGCTCTCTCCGCAGGGGCAGAGCCAGCCGCAGTGCCAGGAGCTCCCTGCCCGGCTCCAGCGCGGGCCCCGGAAGCAGCCCAGGTGAGTGGGCGGGAGGGACTCTGGAGGCTGGCCAGAGGGCCGCTGCTGCCCgggctccaggcccccagccaaGCCCCGCAGATGACCCTCCAGCTGGCGCTCAGCCTGAGCAGGACCTCCAccgcctggggggtggggggaggtggccaGGCAGAGTTTCCCTCGGGGACGGGGCGGGGGCTGGCGGCTGGCAGCTCCCTCCCCAAGAGGCCTCTCGGAGGGCCCCTGGGTGCTGGAGAACTCAGAGCTTTCCTCCCGCAGGGGCCGCGGACGCCCAGCACGCAGAGGATGCAGATGGTCGTGGTGGTCCTGGAGCCGGGAACAGCCCTTGAGCTGCGCCTGGGTGCGGAAGTCCTGGTCCTGGCCCCCCACGCAGCCCTGCAGCTCACGCTCGGCAACCTGGCGCTCGTCGTCGTCCCTGCGCGCGTCCTGAGCTCTTCCGAGGCTCTGTGGTTCCCTGCCCACGCGCGCTGGCTCTGGCCCGGCCCGACCCAGGCCGCCTGGGCCATCAACGTGCAAGACGGATCCCTTTGCGCCCAGAGAGCGGAGCCCAGCGGAGCGCCCCCCGCGCCAGAGGACGGGGAGGCTAGGCGAGGCTGCCGGCCCCCCGCGGGACCCTGGGCCGGCGGAGTCCCgggcctcagcccctcctccccgcacaccctcctcctccaagcTCTCCGCGGGGCCCCTGCCCGCCAGGGCTGCGGGCTCCCGCCCGAGCCCAGGGCCGGGCTGCGCCCTCTGCCGGCCGAGTTCAGCCTGGACCTCCGCGGCCTGGGGCCCCCGCCCAGCTCGGAGCTcagacctctgcctccctccccgagTCCCAGTCCGCCGCCCAGAAGCTGCCGCGCGCCGCCCCGTCGCAGGCCCCCCGCCAAGGCCCGCAGGCGTCTCTTCCGAGGGGATTGACCGGCCGCGAGCGCCCACCCCACGCGCAAGAATTGGCGCCCGCCGTTCGGGAGCCGCGGACGCCTGCTCCTTCTAGGGTGTCTCCCTGAGGCGGGATCACTCTCTGCCGGGAACACCGCGCGGGCGGCTGGCGCTCCAGGCGGGAGCGGAGGCCGCCAGGGACCTCTCCCCCAGACCCGGGCTCTGCCACAGGGGCTCCGGACAGGCGGAAGAGAGCaccgggagggtggggagaaaagagcTGCCAATCCCTCCTGCCGCGAAGGACTCCGACATCCAGAAGAGGGCACATCTGGTCAGGGTCCTCTGCGAGGAACCACACCCAAGACCCTAGAAGAAAGCACGCCAAAGCCTGGAGCGCGCGCCTCCCCAGAGAGGGTCTCCCAAAGCACCTGAAAGCGTGCTCCGCCCGCATCACGCCCTGGAGCGGGAGCGGAAGGCGCAGGAGCTCTCcgggtagggggaggggggcgttagCACACCTTGCCGCCATGAGAACGGCTCCAGGAGAACAGCACGATGGACCTGTCCGAAGGCTGGGCAGGACGCGGAGCCGCTGGaactctcccccgccccccccaccccccgttgcTGGCGGGGAGCCCAGAATGGGGCAACTTGCTGAAATGGAGTGTAGTTCCTCGACTCCTTCATCCTAGGCTTCCCGTTCATCCCACCCGGCTCTCCCACTCTGAGAGATCTGCTTGAGAGCCACGAACGGGTCTGTTCAGGGAGACGCCGAAGGCCGGAGTGGCCAGCAGCTGTCTCCACAATACAGCCAAGGGTGGGGTGTGACCTCCCCCGTGCCCTTCGGGGTTGCGTGGAGACTGAGAAGGGGACCCACCCCGGC
The Equus caballus isolate H_3958 breed thoroughbred chromosome 7, TB-T2T, whole genome shotgun sequence genome window above contains:
- the LOC138925249 gene encoding proline-rich protein 23D1-like; the protein is MDGSRRPRRPRESRTESKGRRVGDTCSATPAPRKAAKRRRQAEQDPRTGAEPAAVPGAPCPAPARAPEAAQGPRTPSTQRMQMVVVVLEPGTALELRLGAEVLVLAPHAALQLTLGNLALVVVPARVLSSSEALWFPAHARWLWPGPTQAAWAINVQDGSLCAQRAEPSGAPPAPEDGEARRGCRPPAGPWAGGVPGLSPSSPHTLLLQALRGAPARQGCGLPPEPRAGLRPLPAEFSLDLRGLGPPPSSELRPLPPSPSPSPPPRSCRAPPRRRPPAKARRRLFRGD